Within the Arachis duranensis cultivar V14167 chromosome 10, aradu.V14167.gnm2.J7QH, whole genome shotgun sequence genome, the region ttgtttctttttcttaaattcTCATTCTTAATTAAATGCACAACTCTTGTTCTTATAATTActtctatttttgttgtttttataaATCATTTCTGTTGTATATGAAGTCAGAGTATATTTAatctaataaatattaaaaataacataaaataaaattatcattatttatttattctgtaTTTAATCTAATGAATATTataagttattaaaaaatattaaataatattaccattCAGTAcaataaagtataaaatttacGAATATATCACTAATATTTAGTAGAGGTAACTAttcacataaaattaataattaaaaatcattaaataattttatttaactaaaacTATGGTTTAACAATTTTTAACCATGATCTTTAAAATACATGGGCCGGTCCGGGTTAAATTGGACCCGGATCCGATACTTACTTCATAAAGCCCATGGCCCATTCCGTCTTTCTGCGCCATTTTGTACCTAATCTGAATCTCCATTGGATTTCTTTCTTCTCGGGAACGCCGCTGCTGATTCCTTCGACTGAGATTGTTAGCGAAGGTACGTAGAGAACTAGAGTAGTTATAGTAGATTTGAATTCTCAattgatttcaaattttcaattcaattacTTCGATTCAAAATAGGGATTTTAGTTCAGTTGCTTAAGCACACGTGCTGTCAATTTTGTGTTTCCTTCATAAGCTGCTAAATTCATAGGAACTTGCTTGTATCTCCTGAAAGTGATCCTCCACATAACGATGGAAAGTAGATACAATCATTATCGTAGAATCTTAAAAAGTAACTAATTATTTCAACATTTAGCAAGTGTAGAGAAAGGAATTTTTACAGGCAGGTGCTATAGTTACCAATGTTTGCACCAGTTACTGTCACTCTTTAATTGATAATGTCGTTTCTCAAATTATATGTTATCGCCAAATTATCGTTGCAATTGAACATTTCTcactatgaaaaataaaataatgaggATGGAGGGTAATTGGAAAGGTACACAAGAGGGAAGTGCCAGTATTACTAATACTCCCCTAGTAATTAACCAAAGTTTTGAAGCCGAAATTTTTTAAACCAATGTTATCCATTGCAACACTATTGATGATTCCGTTTTTGGTTAAAACTGAATGCTTTGTTTTTGTGAGGTATAGTATGCCGCTATTATTGCTACtagtacattttttttttgttggcgatttaagttttataatgTTAGCAAATCTATTGTATGATCTATTCTGGAATTTATCAAGCTCATTTGAAACTTAAAAATCTGTTGCTAATATTTCCATGCTTCTATTAGTGATGATCACTCGCATTCAGGGATAGGATTATTACTATTGCTTCACTTTATTTAGATTCGAATGAAATATGGCTTCTTAAAAGCTTTTTCGTTGATGCAGATTGTAAAATTTATGGCATTCCCTTGAAGAATCACCTGGTTTTCATGTTGTCATCCTTTAAAGCCATTACATTGCCACAACCGCAAGTGTAATTTTGGAGTTGTGTGACATTATTTATTCATTGAAATTGCTTTCTGCTGTGAGAACACGAGGGTGTTAAACTTAGATATCATCTGGAGGAAGGAGCACCGTGGTTTTGCAAAGTTAAATGTGGTTTTGAAACTGAGTTGAATAGCCATGTCATTTACACATCAGATTAAACCTGTACAATTAGTTATCGCAAAAGATATATTTGTTTCAGCCATTCGCATCGCCATGTCTATTGATGGGTCGTGTTTACCATTTGGGGATGTGCTCCGAACATCTGCACAGGAGCAAGTCGACTACATGCTAAGTAAAGACAAAGATACTCTGATAGTCATGGCTGATGACGAAGTTAAGTCAGTGGTAAGAACGGGTGTTTACAATACAATTAATTCATTCGAAAAGGACTTGGCTTCCTTGTTGTTGGTCCCCTCCCTTGAGCTTGGGACTGCAGATAATAATGATAGAATAATGAGAAAGTTATCTGATCTTGAATGGATGTGCAATGTACTCCCAAAGATGGATTTAATGAAAAATTTGGTCTCTGATTGGGCTGCGATCTCTAATCAAATTTTGcgaattgttgaagacaagaaGCTTGACCAGGTCATGTGGGGCCTGAAAATAAAGCTGATAGAGGTAACATGTAAAGTTTTGGAAGCGGTTGGTTATGGCGGTGTGATTCTTCCGGCAGCATGCCGTGTCCAATTGCTGAAGTCTTGGTTTCCGTATATTCGGAAAATGAAGCCGTTGCTGGATTCAAAAGGCACAGAGGAGAATGGTTTTCCTTACAAAATGGACCAAGATTTGTGCCAGGCCATTGAGGGAGCAATTGTGTCATTGGTATTGACATTGCCATCAAACGACCAAGCAGACATTCTTGCTGACTGGATTAGAAGCAGAGAAATCGGATACCCGGACCTGAGTGAGGCTTTCGAGGTCTGGTGTTATAGAACGAAGTCGGCGAAGAGGAGATTAGTGGAAGGTTTAGATGGCAATAGTGATGCTGTCATCAGTGCTTGACTTTGATTTCCCCCTCTTCTTTCAAATTGTAGTTTGGATAGTTTTAGCTCCAAATGTTGTATAATGAACATTATTATGTCAGATGGAGGAGTTGATTCCGTATATGGCACACTAGCTGAATGGAGAGGTTCAATTCCTTGCTTGGTATCTGGTAATGATATTGGTATTTGAGCCTTGTTGAAGATCCCACTCTTGTTTTTATGCTTTCCATTTTTCCCTTTATCCCAACATCTTGGAGTTGAAGATCCCATCCATGTTTTCATGATTTCCATCATTCACTTTCTCGCTTTGGAGTTGCTTCATTTCTAACTCCAATTTCTTAGGAGAATCCTTCAAATCAACACCACACGATTTAAACATCTGAACCATTTTCGACTACAATTTTACCATCTTCTAACAATCCTCCTAAACTTGTCGCACATTTGATGAGGTGAACCCATCATTTTCATCGTCTTCGTGGTTGTGGCTGTGGCTATGGCTGAGATGGCATGTTGCCACGTGAGTTAGAACGTCATCTTGATATAGGCACGTGACTTTTCGAGGTAGAAGAAAGCTACGTCAAATGTTAGTGCCGTACCAGGCTCTAGCAGACCTTACCATCTACGTAGAATAGCTTccaccttttttttttagtgcatcttttaattctttaatGAATCaagtataaattttaaattgaaattgaaattctaTACTATAATACATTACAATTTCAGTTATGATTCTGGTATCGAAACTGACTTTTATAGTGTGAACCTATGAATGCACATTTGTTACAATGTCACTTTCTTTTATAGACTTGTagtagtttattattttttagcgtATAAATATAAG harbors:
- the LOC107472007 gene encoding BTB/POZ domain-containing protein At3g05675, encoding MSFTHQIKPVQLVIAKDIFVSAIRIAMSIDGSCLPFGDVLRTSAQEQVDYMLSKDKDTLIVMADDEVKSVVRTGVYNTINSFEKDLASLLLVPSLELGTADNNDRIMRKLSDLEWMCNVLPKMDLMKNLVSDWAAISNQILRIVEDKKLDQVMWGLKIKLIEVTCKVLEAVGYGGVILPAACRVQLLKSWFPYIRKMKPLLDSKGTEENGFPYKMDQDLCQAIEGAIVSLVLTLPSNDQADILADWIRSREIGYPDLSEAFEVWCYRTKSAKRRLVEGLDGNSDAVISA